tggacatgcgcacttgagccgatgtcaagtgaggtagcttttgcattgtagctattatacgtaacatatgttcaagtgtcttGGCAAGAAAATCGGTTTCAATCGCCAGTAAGTCCTTCAAATCTGTTCATAGGTTGTGCATGCGCAAACGTCAATAGATGAAACAACTGCAAAATGGCTATTTAGGTGTTGATTGACAGGCAAggcagcagtgtaagctttattcaatacaaattttttggtgctcactgtgaactaAGTGTGCTTGGTTATTCTGAGGAAGACGTGTGACTATGGCAGATGCAACATATGGGAACATGATGTGTGTTGTCTGGTAATGTGCAGAGCGTAAGGAACCCCAATCAGGCTCAAAGTGCAAGGGTGCTTGTCGACTTGTAcagaaactgcagtgtagcaacctcagtttgagattttagacaaaacattttgagaacgACATCTAAAAAGCATATGATTTAATTACTAGACACGGTCTAATGCAATGTTTTACTGCAACATGTTGATtgttccaattcaggctatagagagacttcagtcagTTTTGCTTGTAGTGCTAATTAGAGCATGCAAGTTCTTGCGGTTAtcgagtgtttgaaaaagtgcaccctttTCAAAGCAATGCAGTGCACATGTCCAACTGTGTTCCTGCACCTTTAACATATTATACAAATATTAAGACATTGTTGGTTTTAACATTTAGTTTTGTATTAGggggtggatgggtgggtaaggacaaaacaaaatttttgggCCGCCCCTAAAGGTGTAATGTATCTGCATCAATACATATACCTACTCACTGACACAGTACACTACGGCAGTTGTAAAATGTAGTCGGACAAACAATTTTGGTTATGTGAATGTTTCTTGAACTAAAGACATTATTCTTGGTTGCTAATTGTTATTAACATTATATTTGCAAATTGGGTTTTTGTTTAGAAACAGAGCCTGTTCCTCAATCATTTGTCAGTCAACTGGAGTCTACATTAAATACAGTATCGGTCGTTGATTTCAGCAAACCTTTTTCTCCGTTTCACTTTTCATTTCAACCATCTAATAAGGACGTTGCTGCAGTAAATCCATACAAAGAGACAATCGGCTGCCATCAGGAGATCTCAGAATCTGCAGCTAGCAAGTTGGTCACTGTCAGAGCTGTCAATTCGGACTGTGGTTCCACAAGTTCACCATGGTCTGAGGTAGTCATCAATGATGACGAGGATGCACAAGAGTGGTGGAAGAGTGATTTGAAAGAAGGCAATTCTGGAAACAAGGAGAATGCAGCTGAATTGAAAGGTAAATATTTTACCACATAATGTTATGGTTGACGTGactgtgtatgtgcatgtttgtttgtttgtttgtgtgtgtgtgtgtccatgtccaTGCATGTATTTGTtcgtctgtgtttgtgttaattGTTATGTGTTAAATCTTTGTTACTGAAACTGTTTTGTGTACTTCATGATTCTATTCACCTTGATATTTCAtatgtgttttttgttttcatAACAGATGATGCCAGTAGTGATGATGTTGTCTCAAATTGGGTTGACACAAAGCGTTTGGCAGTTGCTCCTTTTCGCCAGTTGATTGAATCAGAGACACAACGATTACAGTCACTGTGTGACACATGGAATCAGATTGTAGCAGAAAAGGACGAACAagaagatgatgatggtgaGTTCTTTTTCGTATCAAAATAGTCATTACTCATTGGCTTTGAATTCATAACCTGATTGCATAAGTATTTGGGTAAAATACACAACAATTTAAggtagtctcgtgtagccagaccttaatcCCACCCTCAACATTCCGGCGGGGAAACGGTCTGGTGAGGTTCCTTTGACCTTGCCATGATGCTGCATCACCGAATTCTGGTGAACTAAAACCCTTAAAATGTTATAAAGAGGCGAGATAATATTACCGCTTCTTGTGCAAAGTAGGTTGTGCTGGGTGTTTATAGGAAGTAATCATTGATGTTATCAAACTCTAGGTAAGCCACGAAAGAACATTTCATGGCCTTACCATTGAACAGCCATCGTGAGTGAGTTGTTGTCGCGAAATGTCGTCGAAATGGTGTATGCGCACACCTTTTGCAGTCATTGATTTTCACTTACCAATACCGGTTGGATGACCATGTCCGTGTTCAGCTAGTGAGTAGGCTAGTCCAGTGAGAACCTAGACGCTAGACTGTATGGCGAGGCGATGATCTCATATATTCTCAGGAAGTTCACGTAGTTGTCAAGAGTTCACTGGAAACACGTCCAggtaacaacacaacaactgacGGTGACTGTGCACTGCATGATATCGCCTCATTGTAAGAAACATGCAGAGCACTAGTACATTGCCACACAGCCTTGTGTCTAGCTTCTCACTGGCTAGCCTACTTACTAGCTAACCGAACACGTATGTGCTTGTCACCACACGCACCGGCATTACATAGTGAAATCAATGACTGTAAAGGGCGCGTGTACACACCATTTTGACAACATTTCGCAACACAAACTCACCTTGCGATGACTGTTCAACGATACAGGCCATGAACATTATTCATGGCTTGCCTAGAGTCGAAGATAACATTGATGATTACATCCTGTAGACACTCAGCAGGCAACCACTGGCATGAGAAGCGGTAATATTATCTTGCCTCTTTATAACAATTATAGGGTCTTTAGTTTATCGGAAAATTGGTGATGTGGCAACATAGCAACATCAAGGAAACgtcaccagaccctttctccTGTGCGACGTAAGGGCGGggtaagggtctggctacacgaggcTAAATCTAAGGGTAGATTGGTAGATTAGTTTCtacttttgttgttgtggacaGAAAAAATTATACACTTGAGCCTCCCTAATCCAGACCTCCAAGATCCGGACAGTTTACCAGTGCATATTAGGTCTTGGGACTTCGAGGGTAAtcactttggcaagaaacttcTTGTATAAACACTCAATTCTCAAAGCCCGTCTTGACTATCACGGGCCAGTGCATATcatactactgtatgtaacgtatgtaactgtagtacagtgcCCCCACGCATAAACGCCCATCCGGGAGTGATGTCAGGAAAGTGCGCGTAATTCAAATGTTCTGTCATGTCTATCGACTAAACTCGGGAACAAGATTCAGCTATCGTAGCCGCATCTCGTTGTGAAAGAACTCAACAAACAGTTGCGTTTTACAGCGGGTCTCGATCGAGGAAGCACATTTTCTTCATATTGCACATTTGTCCGTTTTTACGCTACGGtgtttcattatttaactAGTTATTTTGCAGAAAGGGACATGACATGATTATCTAGGTAATCATCGTGGCGATTTTTAAAACGTGCTTTCGTTTTTGAGATATTGAAGAGAAAGGCCCCTGAAGAGGGGTGCACATACGGTCGTAAGTCTCTACAAAACGGTAACAGAATATGGTGAAACGCAAGGATAACATAGCCAAGACGATTTCTAAAATATTCATCGTGGGGATTTCTGATTGATGCTTTTGACGCAAAGATATGACAACATGAATATGTGCAACATTCTGTATTATGCCATCCATAAATATTTTTCACTTACAGCaaaaaaacaaccaaaaagCTACACAGAACCTAAGATCTAAAAACTATACAAAACAACTAAGGATCGAAACACCTGAAAAACAACAAGACTAAGAATCATTCGGTCTTCTGTAGTGAGAGTGACAACCCAGTTGTCCAAACAGTTCTGAATGTCTTTATCTAAAGTCTCCTTGTCTGGTAAAAGTTGCCCGAGTTCACAAGAACTGGCAGAAACTTCGGATAGGTCTTTCACGTAGTCAGACATTAGCGAAGGAGACACTAACCCGTCATTCCCAAAATGGGGACCCTCCTTTTGGTCAACAGGAACATTCATTTGCTTTCGTCTAACCTTGTTCAAAACACTTCTTCTGTCTCTGAACAGCTGTTGCTCACTCTGACACACGGCAAAGAAGGCAGGTGCAAGAATATGGCACGGTTGCTGTGCGACCACATAGCGTTGCAACAGTAAAAGGCGGAGCTAAGTTTATCAACCAATCAGTAACAGTCAACGCCCCTATCGACAGCCAATCACCGCCTTGTATTACTAACTTTCTTCTAGAAGATTCTGTGACATCATAATTACATTACCAGAAAGCCCTCATATCAAGGACCACGCGCATCTAATCAGCTATAGCGTATGACCTCGGGGGCCTGCGCTAGGCCGTGCCAAAGTTATGGGCGTTTATGCGTGGGGGCActgtacaaagtacacatgtacgttacagtgtagtacaagcgtgtacagtactgtacaagcATACTGTAGGCAGAAATGGTGTATGATGTTCACCAAACCCTACATTACAACGGTCTGAGATTGTGAGGATATAATGCGGGTTAACTATATCTATAGATCTTCCGGACATTTCTAGAATCTGGACAGCGGCTGGTCCCATACTgtccggattagggaggtttgagtgtacgACAATTTTCCAAATGTTGATCTAGCAGCTAGAGCAACAACTCTATAGTATGGCACGGCAGGGTCAAGAGTTTATTGCTTATGTATTGGCAAGAAAAACTTGTGCCATGTGTAAGTGTGAAATATTGCAACATGTTTCAATCTACTGCGAGTAAACGGTTGTGAACTATGAGCACAGACATTTATTTCATCTTTATCAGCATGTTAATCGACACCTTTGTCTTGAaagttctattttgttggACATGGTCAATATATAACACAGTTTTAGAAGATTTTGCATGTACACAAATTGTGACAATGCTATATGGGTAGATGTGGTGAGCAACTGCTAAACAATGTTTGAAAGATTACACCCACACATTTCATCCATAAGTGGTCTTAGCACTAATTTTGAATTTCAATAACAGCAGTACAAGTGCACGTTGTTACAGTTGTAGGTATGATCAACGCGGCTGTTGGTAAAGCACAATTACTGATACGACAAAGATTTCATCAATTCAGTCAACTCTGTGACTTAGCCGAGGTAGAGAGGAAGATATTTGTGTATGCATTGTTTAGCTTTTTATTgctttgtatttattttagGATCCTAGTGCTGTTAAGACAGCTGAAGTGTCGGATCTCCAGGGATTCTGGGATATGATAAGTTGTCAGGTGACCGACATCAATAGCCAGTTTGAACAACTAAGTCAACTCCAGGCAAACCATTGGCAAATAGAAGAAAAGAAGATAGTTAGAAAACAGGGGAAGCGACGAGCTAAAAAGGTAGCTACAAAACTTACAACAATACGACAGCTGGTGATATCTATTGAAATGTTgtaataattgtttgttttagctATTCAAAGTTttgcttgtgtacatgtggccTGCCTGCCatttttctctgtctgtctgtctaattgttgtttgcttACAGATATGTGTGTTctatatttttgttatttaattaatagaagaAAGTGGAGGCAGCTTCTGCAACTGACACAACTAGGAGGTTACATCTGCGGCAATTCAAGGCGAAAATGATGGCTGCTAAGAAGCCTAACAATGATGATCTACCATTTGAGGTTTGTTCTAAATTATAACAGCTgcatactatatatatatatatatatatatatatatatatatatatatatatatatatacagtactatTACTCTACAGAGATTACAGCAAACTGTTGCATGTACATTGTGCTCTTGTATTGATCACTTTGACGGCTAAAGTGTTTTTTTCACTATTTTGCTCATGTATGAGTCAAAATCTTCTTTACTTGTTAGATGGTCTTGTTGCACTGTGTACAAATGGTCTAGAAGCAGCTCAGCAAACTGTAACTGCGATTGTATTAGCAGACTGAGCATTCATGTTCTCACAGTATTGTGCTTAGGCTTTACAGCATGACTATGTGCGTGCAACTTGAGGAATAGCTATATAGTGTTCTTGCAGAAATTAGCagacttacacacacactaactacaaggtacatgtatgtacagtcAGACATTAGTTATGAATATACAACGTGTTTCAACTGGCTACTTCAAAGAAAGAGAGGAGAAACTACATCAAACCATTTCCTTTTTCTAGCATTGCAAAACCGTCATTTTCTAAGTGcaaaacaaaataattaaagaACGAGCCAGAATGCACACTTGGTGTGTAAATAGATATGCTGGGCTATAATGTATAGATGTGTAATTGATTTCTTGCTATGAGTTATTGGTTAGGCTAAACTTAAGACCATTTGTCGAGTTTGTATAGGCATTTCAAATGACAGTTATTGAGTTACACATGTGTGTAATTGTGACCTTGCAGCTTTAATTATGTGGCACACTTCAATTTTTTGTGACACAAAATCTGTGTTAGCCACTAAGAATGGCATAATAAATCTGCTAAGTAATTCGTGATTTTACTGACATTATCCAAATGTATTTTGTAAGAGTCGGTCTGACTTTCAGTAATATTTTTTTGGAATTAAATTTGAGGGtatacatgtgtacagtaagGACAGTCACTAATTCAAACTAATCAATGTTTTTGCCTAGATGACGTGTGCCAGTGGAACAGCAGTGGATGTTAGTGACGCCAATGCAAACAAGACATCGACTTCTAATTTGAAGGTATACAGTACTGTAAGGACATGCAGTCACTAATTCAAACTAAGGCCACACCCcaaaaaaattttgtttgggTAACATGGAGTAAAAATTGCGGTCAGTTGGTcataatttctttattttctacatttttatatttaaaaatacATACACTAAATGCATTACATGGTGGCCATCGATCATTATTTACAATCCATGAGCAATGAACCGCacaatgtacagtaccttAACTGGCACAGACATCAACCGGGCATACGAGGCCAGCAGTCCCTATCAATTACATAATGACAATGGCTGTACTGTCAGATTCGTGCAGATGTAAGTGGTTAGAGAAGACGCTGCTCCGACGCCTTCTGCATTGGCACGTCGTTTACATGCACTTTCAACCGGAACTTGCTGACAAGTTGTCAATGCCGTAACAACCTCCAAGATAAAAGTACATGATGTCTACCAAACTCTAAATGTATCTGCCATTGTCATCCGGCACTGCATCACAGCGAATTCTTGGATCTGATGCTGTCTGAACACATCAAACGCTGTGTAGGCTTGCATCATCATCTGATGTTACCATTCAAAGAATGTCTTTAGTAGAGACGATTAATTTTTTGACCCGCAGTATCCATGGAACGACCGCCATTCCAGAAATTGCAATGCAGGCATGatacgtacatgtacacattgtGTATATCTACACGTACTGTGCAATTCTAGCCTCGTACATTTATGTGCACTGCATGCGACAGGAATATAATTGAGACACACATGCATTTAAcatgtttgaaaacaaatgccgcaagaaaattgaaaaaaaaTTGAAGCAGCAACCTCCAAACGACAGTCGGTCGGGTTGCTCAAAACAAAAAAACTTTTTAGTGTGGCCCAGCTAATCAACGTTTATGCTTAGATGACGTGTGCCAGCGAAACAGCAATGGATGTCAGTGAGACCAATACAAACAAGACACCGACTTCTAATTTGAAGAAAAATGGGAAACGATATTCTCTAAGAAGTTCTGTTTTGAAGTCAGCTACCAAGCACAATGTATCTGAAGTAGGTGGTAATAGACAATGCTTGTCTTGTGAGAACTAGGTTTGACATATTTGATGAGTGCATACAAATAATTAAACTATTAGCAGTGGTGTGGCCAGATAAGAGTGTTAAAAAGAGATTCTTGATGAAGATACGTGGTTCTTTCTTGTCCTCTGAAAGTCACATGAATTAGTGTACTTCAAGAGCAGTCTACGCAGCCAACTGTAGAAGGTCGCTGAACAGGATTGGGGAGGGATTGCCATTGCATGGCTGTTCGTTGTATCCGACACTCACAAACGTGCTTTCAGATATTTGCCAGAAAATCAGAGAAACTGATGACCTTTTACTGGAAGATGCAGATGCAGAAGAATGTAACTTATTTATCAAGAATCGTTTGCTTTTTCAATTCTTAAATTTTAAGTAGTCAATATGCGACATCACCATCAAGTGCATACAATTCAGTAATCCATTGTAGTAGCACAGCAGTGGCCAGCACATCTGATAGTTTAATTATTTTTGCACTCATCATCATAGAGAATATGCCTTAATGAATAACCTGAAGTAAAAGAATAGAGTAACCCTTGCATATCTGACCCTTTTCACAAAACTGATATGACATCACCAAATCGTTTGTGAAGCGCAGTGGAAAGTGCAGTGATGGCAACCGAAGATATGAAGGcttctactgtctgttccccataagcatgaactcggaagtgagtaatgaagtagaggtcacaccaggtgtgctcattagagcactaagagctggtccagttggaccatgttataccaattatcttaaatggttccagttgctgatccgttggtcttacaagataattggataatagtcATTGCTtcacccgtttgtgtttgatatgcacaagtactatTCTTCCGTTTTgtttgtaggaaaggcttagataatttgataaacagaaatgccagacctagcggtttctaacaataccgagatcatcgcgaaagtcccaaaaaacagcagagatattgatgattttcaaagttcacacttatggggaacagacagtagggtTAGTTTGGCGATTATAATTTGCATATAGTACGCATATTACGTCTTTGTGCAATCATTTTATCACTAGCGTACATGTTTCAGAGTTCAGACCATGGGTACATCTGAGACTCAAAAGTGGACTGAAACTCTGAGGTATGCTTCAGTGTCCAGGATGGGCTTTATACATGGCTGGAGTGTGTCTGGTCATTTCTATGCTTGGCCGGACAACTAAATTTGATCTGACATTGTTTCCCATAAATTGTTACACACAGCTATAATAACTTGTCAGTGCTCTGTTCAACTACATGTAACATGATACCAGAATGAGATAGTGACAGTCTAAGTAATACTGATTCACCAATTAATTCTTGACAATACATTACTGTAATTCATAGTGTTCTTACTATTGATTAAATAGGTTCTACAAATATACGCCGTGCGTTGGCAGGTTGGCAGCTATGCCGTCTGAAAAGACGCTGAAAGCAGCCTTGAAAGTGTCTGTGAGAGAAGGGAGTTCAAACGAAATGACCTGTTTGCGAGTAGTTGTGTCTTTGCTTGTGCTAAAAACAGGTCAGCTTAATGCTCTGGATTGTCTTGCAACTCCTTCATGAcaaatgtgtgtatgtgagtatgattttctttgtcatctttgGCCACAAGCAGCTAGCAGAGTGATAAAAACAGTGCTGTTACCATGAACAGACAGGGGAACGAAACCACGTGTGGCGCATTGGTAGGGTAGCTTTCATCCCTATGTCATCAACATTGTAGTGAGGAAGGTCCGACTGTGGGAAACTGAAAGCAGCCATTTTAACCAAGTAGTAGTCTACTGAAACTGATAAAGCAGACACCACCAAAACTGACAACGATGTGCTAAATTGTTTAGTTTAGGTGTTAATTAAAGCTATTATTGCAGACAGCACCACACTGCTGTAATTGGATATGCTATTGCCAAACTATGGGCATCAATAGTAAAGAATAGGCTTGTCTGCTCGTTATCCTGGACACTGCGCTTGAAATTCCAATGATTTGCTTATCTGTTCTTTTCACTTATTTGACCCTCAGAGGAGGTAGTGCATGCTTTCACACATGTGCAGTAACTGAGAAGACGCCTTACAGCAGTGGGAGCGGTCAATACTTTGATTGATCTGTTTGGCAAGAGTGTGACCCTATTCAAAGTGTCTGCGATGCAAGGTGTTGTTTTACATGTTACTCTAGCCATAGGATTGGAATAGTAGCCCAAATCTTGACGTGTCTTGAGTTGCGTCATCATGAGGGTCTGTGGGTTGATCATGCCTTTACATTTGTCTACGTGGGATCTTTGGGCCATTAAGTGCTGTTTTGAATATAGCAATAGTTGTGGAAAGATGTTGCATTGAGAAATCTCAAAGATCCAAGATTTGACTTCGCAACTGTGACGATGAAATCCATTTTTGGTTTACGGAAGTTGTCTGTGTCCATGTTCACTGGTCTGTTGCGAAGTGTCTCTCTCATCCAACGTTCTGTTTATGCTACTGTGATCTAACAGTGCAAGTCATGAAGTTCTAGATAACGTCTAGTCTCTAGCTGTATGCACATTTAGTATACATCTAGATCTACGGTGAAATAGCTATATAGGGCAATAGAATGCGTATAAATTACGTGCTAGTGTATTATTCTAGACTCTCTTCTTGTGCAGTGGGCAGTGGAAGTTACAAGCAGCAATCGAGAACCCAATCCTTCTTTCAAGTCGATCATAATGGGATGCAGACTGCTCTAGGTGAGCGTAGTGTTCCACACTCTTAGATTTCACTTGGTAGCAAATTACTAGCAATGCAGCTACTGTAGAAACAGAACTGTGGAACGATCGCTACGCTCTCAGACCTCGGAATGCATAGAAGTTCCCGTCCCAACTTCTGGATAGGGTGGTGCATGCAGTACCTCCTCTGTTTGACCCTATTCCTCTGTGGCTTGCCCAAAGGGGGTTGGATATGTGAGGGTCTACTGTGTAGGCTAATGTAACAAAGTGTATACTCAAATGTAAAGTACAATATGTAATTTTGACATCATGCAATCTTccactatatatatagtcaCCAGAACTTAATTGTTACGTGAGGGATTAAATTGTCTAATTGTtatgttttgctgttgttgaccATGCAGCAACTTGTAACAACTGACATCTCCACCCCACCTGCCCTCGCTCCTAACTTTGATATGTTGAACTACATTCCTAGCAGGCAAGAAAGAGTTGGTAAGTTGTATGTAGGTGTCATTCTTTTCATACATGACTGCAGCACAACATTCTCCTTTTCTCAGTCAGTTTTGTTTTCATCACGTCTGATAAACTTTGTAGAAACAAGACAAGAGGTTTCTGATAGTTCAACTGGAGAAGACAGCCATACGAGTAAAGAGCAGTCGAGCAGTGTATCATCTGATCAGAAGTTGAACAATGAAAATTATTCTGATGCACCTGaacaaacagcagcagctcAGCAAACAGTAACTGCGATTGTATTAGTCTAAACATGCATGTTCAGAGTATTGTGCTTACTTAGGCTTTACAGCATGACCACACAATGTAAGGAATAGTGCTCTTGCAGCAATTAGCACAGACTTGCACTCACTAACTGCAAATTAaggtacatgcatgtactatcAGACATTAGTTATGAACATACAACATGTTTCACCTTGCACTTCATACAAAGATATGAGAAAACTACATCAAAATGTTTCTTGCATTATAGAAGGGCTATTTACTAAGTGTAAAACAAAGATTGAGCCAGAATGCACACTAGACAACACACAGGCAGctagttaatttaattgttGGTGTGTACATAGATACTGGACTACAGTGTATTACTATAGATGTGTAATTGGTTTCTCACTTGGAGTTATGGTTAGGCTAAACTTAAAATAACATTTTCAAGAATGATAGTGTTATTGAGTACgtcacacatgcatataatTATGACCCAGCAGCTTTAAATATTATATGCCACACTTCAGTGTTTTGTGACACAAATCTATGTTTAGCCACTAAGAATGTGGTAATTAATAGTGATTATTGCCAATATCTAAATGTATTTTAGTTGTAAGGGCCAGTCTGACTTTCAGTAATACTGTAAAATTTtagaaattaaatttgaagGTATACAGTGAGGACAGTCACTAATTCAAactaattaatgttttatgCCTAGATGATGTGTGCCAGTGGAACAGCAGTGGATGTCAGTGAGACCAATACAAACAAGACACCGACTACTAATTTGAAGAAAAATGGGAAACCATATTCCCTAAGAAGTTCTATTTTGAAGTCAGCTACCAAGCACAATGTGTCTGAAGTAAGTGGTAATAGACAATGCTTGACTTGTGAGAACTAGGTTTGACATATTTGATGAGTGCATACAAATAATTAAACTATTAGCAGTGGTGTGGCCAGATAAGAGTGTTAAAAAGAGATTCTTGATGAAGATACGTATTTCCTTTCTTGTCCTCTGAAAGTCACATGAATTAGTGTACTTCAAGAACAATCTACGCAGCCAACTGTAGAAGGTCGCTGAACAGGAGTTGGGGAGGGATTGCCATTGCATGGTTTTTGGTTGTATCAGCCATTCACAAACGTGCTTTCTGATATTTAATTGCCAGAAAATCAGAGAAGCTGATGACCTTTTACTGGAAGATGCAGACGCAGGAGAATGTAACTTATTTGTCAAGAATCTTTTgcttttttaatttttgaaatttaattaagtacaaaGTATGTAATTTTGACACCAATGTCCCACCATAGTCACCAGAACTTAATTGTTACGTGAGGGATTACATTTTGTCTAATTGTtatgttttgctgttgttgaccATGTAGCAACGTGTAACAACTGACATGTCCACTCCACCTGCTCTTGCCCCTAACTTTGATATGTTGGACTACATTTCTAGCAGGCAAGAAAGATTTGGTAAGTTGTACGTAGGTGTCATTCTTTTCACATGACTGTAGCATAACATTCTCCTTTCTTCAGTCAGTTTTGTTTTTATCACGTCTGATAAACTTTTTTAGAGACAAGACAAGAGGTTTCTGATAGTTCAACTGGAGAAGACGGCCATACGAGTAAACAGCAGTCGAGCAGTGTATCATCTGATCAGAACTTAAACAATGAAAATTATTCTGATGAAGAAGCAGTTTGTGAGCTGCTTGCAGAGTTTACATTAAACCACAGGCAATCTGCAGGAGTTGATGTACGAAGAGACCGATCAAGCCTTATGACTTTTACACCTTCCACGTTGAAAGAGGAAGATCAAATGACAGATCTGCAAGGATTAGTGAGGAAATTTGCAGAAGTGACGCCATCTAAACAATTGAGGTTAGTACCCATATATTGTATTGGTTACATACAACTTGATCCTCAGATGTATCATTGCATGTAGTTTAGATTAATGGTACAGTGTACTTCAATACCTTATAGTCAGGGGTGCCCAAGTTTGAAATAGTCTGTTCAA
The sequence above is drawn from the Corticium candelabrum chromosome 8, ooCorCand1.1, whole genome shotgun sequence genome and encodes:
- the LOC134183108 gene encoding disks large-associated protein 5-like isoform X2, with product MESGRRLDAYKSRGPSRDIRRLLKAKDETKRRKLERDETVMRRRHAALREIQEEVSGTTKSSKEMNKTETAEAVRLRERLQQWKASRQVEKEKKAMDRKKHRPFVVVARSNVIPRTPPALPQASKRKFYAEPVILRRSTRLAAKESSRSGAQSLAKTVRGKERSQKVSKNREEKTIKLTTTQCAISSKTKETEPVPQSFVSQLESTLNTVSVVDFSKPFSPFHFSFQPSNKDVAAVNPYKETIGCHQEISESAASKLVTVRAVNSDCGSTSSPWSEVVINDDEDAQEWWKSDLKEGNSGNKENAAELKDDASSDDVVSNWVDTKRLAVAPFRQLIESETQRLQSLCDTWNQIVAEKDEQEDDDVVGMINAAVGKAQLLIRQRFHQFSQLCDLAEDPSAVKTAEVSDLQGFWDMISCQVTDINSQFEQLSQLQANHWQIEEKKIVRKQGKRRAKKKKVEAASATDTTRRLHLRQFKAKMMAAKKPNNDDLPFEMTCASGTAVDVSDANANKTSTSNLKQLVTTDISTPPALAPNFDMLNYIPSRQERVETRQEVSDSSTGEDSHTSKEQSSSVSSDQKLNNENYSDAPEQTAAAQQTMMCASGTAVDVSETNTNKTPTTNLKKNGKPYSLRSSILKSATKHNVSEQRVTTDMSTPPALAPNFDMLDYISSRQERFETRQEVSDSSTGEDGHTSKQQSSSVSSDQNLNNENYSDEEAVCELLAEFTLNHRQSAGVDVRRDRSSLMTFTPSTLKEEDQMTDLQGLVRKFAEVTPSKQLRDELGIESCFTPVLRSARNFRHYGDQTVVDDLQDLPYDYNYLPNKSLN
- the LOC134183108 gene encoding disks large-associated protein 5-like isoform X1; translation: MESGRRLDAYKSRGPSRDIRRLLKAKDETKRRKLERDETVMRRRHAALREIQEEVSGTTKSSKEMNKTETAEAVRLRERLQQWKASRQVEKEKKAMDRKKHRPFVVVARSNVIPRTPPALPQASKRKFYAEPVILRRSTRLAAKESSRSGAQSLAKTVRGKERSQKVSKNREEKTIKLTTTQCAISSKTKETEPVPQSFVSQLESTLNTVSVVDFSKPFSPFHFSFQPSNKDVAAVNPYKETIGCHQEISESAASKLVTVRAVNSDCGSTSSPWSEVVINDDEDAQEWWKSDLKEGNSGNKENAAELKDDASSDDVVSNWVDTKRLAVAPFRQLIESETQRLQSLCDTWNQIVAEKDEQEDDDVVGMINAAVGKAQLLIRQRFHQFSQLCDLAEDPSAVKTAEVSDLQGFWDMISCQVTDINSQFEQLSQLQANHWQIEEKKIVRKQGKRRAKKKKVEAASATDTTRRLHLRQFKAKMMAAKKPNNDDLPFEMTCASGTAVDVSDANANKTSTSNLKMTCASETAMDVSETNTNKTPTSNLKKNGKRYSLRSSVLKSATKHNVSEQLVTTDISTPPALAPNFDMLNYIPSRQERVETRQEVSDSSTGEDSHTSKEQSSSVSSDQKLNNENYSDAPEQTAAAQQTMMCASGTAVDVSETNTNKTPTTNLKKNGKPYSLRSSILKSATKHNVSEQRVTTDMSTPPALAPNFDMLDYISSRQERFETRQEVSDSSTGEDGHTSKQQSSSVSSDQNLNNENYSDEEAVCELLAEFTLNHRQSAGVDVRRDRSSLMTFTPSTLKEEDQMTDLQGLVRKFAEVTPSKQLRDELGIESCFTPVLRSARNFRHYGDQTVVDDLQDLPYDYNYLPNKSLN
- the LOC134183108 gene encoding disks large-associated protein 5-like isoform X3, with protein sequence MESGRRLDAYKSRGPSRDIRRLLKAKDETKRRKLERDETVMRRRHAALREIQEEVSGTTKSSKEMNKTETAEAVRLRERLQQWKASRQVEKEKKAMDRKKHRPFVVVARSNVIPRTPPALPQASKRKFYAEPVILRRSTRLAAKESSRSGAQSLAKTVRGKERSQKVSKNREEKTIKLTTTQCAISSKTKETEPVPQSFVSQLESTLNTVSVVDFSKPFSPFHFSFQPSNKDVAAVNPYKETIGCHQEISESAASKLVTVRAVNSDCGSTSSPWSEVVINDDEDAQEWWKSDLKEGNSGNKENAAELKDDASSDDVVSNWVDTKRLAVAPFRQLIESETQRLQSLCDTWNQIVAEKDEQEDDDVVGMINAAVGKAQLLIRQRFHQFSQLCDLAEDPSAVKTAEVSDLQGFWDMISCQVTDINSQFEQLSQLQANHWQIEEKKIVRKQGKRRAKKKKVEAASATDTTRRLHLRQFKAKMMAAKKPNNDDLPFEMTCASGTAVDVSDANANKTSTSNLKMTCASETAMDVSETNTNKTPTSNLKKNGKRYSLRSSVLKSATKHNVSEMMCASGTAVDVSETNTNKTPTTNLKKNGKPYSLRSSILKSATKHNVSEQRVTTDMSTPPALAPNFDMLDYISSRQERFETRQEVSDSSTGEDGHTSKQQSSSVSSDQNLNNENYSDEEAVCELLAEFTLNHRQSAGVDVRRDRSSLMTFTPSTLKEEDQMTDLQGLVRKFAEVTPSKQLRDELGIESCFTPVLRSARNFRHYGDQTVVDDLQDLPYDYNYLPNKSLN